TGCTAGCCAAGAACTAGAGTAAATTATCTATCTATAATGATGAAACCACGCTTACCGTCGGATCTGCCATTGGCCGTGTAGAGGAGGAAGTTGGCAGCGTCGGAGCCGAGCAGCGGCATGCGGCCCTCGCGGGCATAGCAGCGGAGCGCAGCACGGATTAGTCCGTCGACCGACTCGCCCTCGTCGACCAAGAACCGTAGCGGGCCGGCGCTCCCGAGGACGGTAACCGTCACCAGCACGCGCGCGCGGCCGGCAACCCCTGTCGCCGCTGCCTTGCCACGGAGCTCAACCTTCCTAAGCTTCATCGGCAGCGTCGACGGCACAGCAACAGCCATAGCGACGGTCAAtcaatcaaatcaaacgaaacctATCAATCAAAATCGcttgttcctcttttcttttcTGATGAATTCTCTTCTTGGCAGGGAAAAACTCGAGATCAAAATAACCAGGGACGGTTCAGGGGGGAATCAAAAGAGCGTCGGATTCGCCGGGTCGCTGACGGAGGGAGGGCCGCTCAGGGGTCGAGGCCGATGCAGCGGTGGTACCAGCCCTGCATGCAAGCGCCGAAGCAGCGGAAGGAGGCGGAGGAGTCCCTCTCCGTCtgcggcggcgaggagggggaggcggagATCGTGTGGGTTCCCACC
This window of the Triticum aestivum cultivar Chinese Spring chromosome 5D, IWGSC CS RefSeq v2.1, whole genome shotgun sequence genome carries:
- the LOC123119582 gene encoding uncharacterized protein At4g22758 — protein: MAVAVPSTLPMKLRKVELRGKAAATGVAGRARVLVTVTVLGSAGPLRFLVDEGESVDGLIRAALRCYAREGRMPLLGSDAANFLLYTANGRSDALKSDERISFNGCRSFMLWQKTVADNHGSEPAVATTVNSCPGRKGISGWKFGLNKILLNFSFKV